The window AGCTTCACGGCGGCGGGGGCGAGCTCGCGCTTCAGGAGGAGCGCGGTGGCTTCGCCGTCGACGCTCGGTGGGGTCGCGACGATGACCTCGGTGACGCCCTCGTCCTTGATGCGCGCGAGGAGGCGCGGGAGCGGGAGGTCCTCCGGGCCGATGCCCTCGAGCGGCGAGAGCAGGCGGCCGAGGACGAAGTAGCGGCCCCGCATCGTGCCCGTGCGCTCGATCGCCATGAGGTCGTGCACGCGGCCCACCACGCAGAGGAGATGCGCGTCGCGCCGCGTGTCCTTGCACACCGCGCAGAGCACCTGCGGCTGCGGCGCGTCGGGGTCGACGTCGGCGATGTTGCCGCAGCGCTCGCACGGGCGGACGTGCTCGTGCAACGTGGCGAGCTCGGCGCCGAGGTCCTTCGCGATCGCCGGGTCGGCGGTGAGGAGATGGAGCACGTAGCGCTGCGCGGTCTTCTCGCCGACGCCGGGGAGACGCGAGAGGAGCGTGGTGAGCTTGCGGAGCTTCGGGGACTGCATCGGGCGAAGCGCGCGCGGACGCGCGGATCAGGTCAGGCCGGGGATCTTCACGCCGCCCGTGATCTTCTCGACCTCGGCCTCCATCGCCTTCTCCGCCTGCTCCATGCCGGAGTTCACCGCGAGGACCACGCCGTCGAGCGCGATCTCGATGCCCTCGCTCTTCAGGAACTCGGGGTCGATCTCGACCTTCGCGAGCTTCCGCGCGTACGTGACGGTCGCCTTCACCTTGTCGTTCAGGGCCGTCGCGACGATCTCCTTGTCGGCGAGCTCCTTCTTCTTCTCCTCCACCTTGCGCTGGAGGCGCGCCGCCTGGCGCATCAGCTCGTTCATGCCACCGCGAAACTGACCCATCTCGTCCTTCCTTCTCTCTCAGTCGTCTTGGGGCGGGAGCTTCACGTCCTTCAGCTCGGCGCCCAACACCCTGATCGCGTGCTGCACGAGCGGGTGGTTCTGCACCGCGTTCCGCGCGTCGAGCTGCATCTGCTTTCGCTTCGCCGCGTCGAGGTACGCGACGCTGCCCATCTTCGCGCCGCGCGCGGCCCGCTCGAACACGACCTCGGTCGGCACGCCGAAGTGCGCGCGCGCGGCGCGCTCGAGGATGTCGCGGGCGTCGACCTGGTCGGCGCGGTCCTCTTCGAAGGAGGTCTCCTCGACGCCGATGAGCACGCGCTCCTTCGTGACGACCTTCGGGACCGCGAGGTCGAGCATCGCCGCGACGGGCGGATGCTCCGCGCGCACGCGATCGACGAGCGCGCGCCAAGACGTCATGAGATCGGGCTCGGCGACCGACGCGGACACGCGCTCGTGCACGTCCGACGACGGCGCGGGTGGCGCGACCGGCGCAGGCACGACCAGCTCCGTCACGGGCTCGTGCCGCACCGTCACCGCCGCGACCTCCGGCTTCAACGCCAACGCCCCATTCGTCCGCGGCGTCTCGGCGGAGCGCGTCGGTTCGGCGGCGAGGGCGCGGGGGGGCTCGGCCCAGGTGGGGGGCGGGGAGGGGGACTCGTCGATCGCTGGCATCGCCGAGGTCGCGGAGGCGCTCGTCTCCGAGCGGGAGCGGCTGCTGCCGCCGCTGCCGCCGCCGCGCGCTGGGGGCGGGGCGCCGGTCGCGAGGCGCTTCTCGAGCTCGCCGAGGCGGGTGAGGAGCTCGTCGAGCGGGAGGAGCGCGGGGCGGCGCGCGAGGCGGACGAGCGTCATCTCGAGGTTGGAGCGGACTTGGCCGCTTTTCACGATGTCATCGAATCCGCGCGAGAGGCCGGTGAAGATGCGGCCGAGGTCGTCGGCGTCGCTCTTCTGCGCGAGCGCCATCACGTCAAGGACCTCCTCCTCCGCGAGGTCGAGGAGCTCCGGCGCCTGGTCCGGCGCGCAGACCTTCGCGACGACGAGGTTCCGGACGTGACGCATCAGGTCCTTCCAGAGATGGACCATGTCGAAGCCCTGGCGCGACACCTGGTCGAGCACGTCGAGCGCGACCGCCGCGTCGCCCTCGAGGACGGCCGCGGTCAGCTTGTGGAGGACCTCGCGATCGGCGACGCCGAGGACCTTCGCGACCGTGTCGGCGCCGATGCTCGAAGCGCCGAAGGCGATGACCTGATCGAGGAGGCTCATCGCGTCGCGCATCGAGCCGGCCGCCTCGCGCGCGAGGACGTTGATCGCGGCGTCGTCGGCGGCGAGGTTCTCCTTCGCGACGACCTCCTTGAGGCGCGCGCCGATCTGACGCGCGCTCACGAGCTTGAAGTCGTAGCGCTGGCAGCGGCTCAGGATCGTGACCGGCACCTTGTGCACCTCCGTCGTCGCGAAGATGAACTTCACGTGCGGCGGCGGCTCCTCGAGCGTCTTCAGGAACGCGTTCCACGCCGCGTTCGAGAGCATGTGGACCTCGTCCACGATGTAGATCTTGTAGCGATCGCGCGCGGGGCGGAAGGCGAGGCCCTCTTGTAGGCGCCGCACCTCGTCGATGCCGTTGTAGCTCGCGGCGTCGATCTCCTGGACGTCCATGTCGACGCCGGCCGCGATCTCGGTGCACGCGGCGCAGACCTGGCAAGGCTTGGAGGTCGGGCCCGTCGCGGCGCCGTCGGCGCCGAGGCAGTTGAGGCACTTCGCGAGGATGCGCGCGCTCGTCGTCTTGCCGACGCCGCGGACGCCGGTGAACAGGAACGCGTGCGCGACGCGGCTCTGCGCGATCGCGTTCGCGAGCGTCTGCGCGACGTGCTCCTGTCCGATCAGGTCGTCGAACGATTGCGGCCGGTATTTTCGCGCCAGGACCAGGTACGACAAGGCAAGGGATGGTCTACCTCACCCCCGCGCAGACGTCGACGGTGGCACGAAGCCGGAGGTGGAATCTGCGGCGCGCGTGGGATAGCCAGGCGGCGTGGCGGCGCGGCTCGATCGTGTGATCTTCGCGTTCGCGGTCGTCTCCGCGCTCGTGACGGCCGCGTTCGTCGCGTACGCGTTCGCGTTCAGCCCGCAGAACCCGGTCGCGTCGGAGATGGGCTTCGAGGCGCTCCGCGTCGCGCGGAAGCTCCCGCTCTACGTCGACCCGTGGAAGGGCGCGTGGGAGGACGGTCCGCCGCCGTCCCGCTATTACGTGCTCTATACACCGATGTTCCCGTGGCTCGTCGGCAAGCTCGCGGGGCTCTGGTCGCCCACGCTCGCCGGCGTGCAGACGACGGGCCGCGCGATCGCGGCGGCGGCGTGGCTCGGCTTCTACGTGCCCGCGGTCGTGCTCGCGCCCCGGGAGCGACGGCGCGCGACGCTGATCGCCGCGATGTTCGGCGCGAGCGTGTACTTCATC is drawn from Labilithrix sp. and contains these coding sequences:
- a CDS encoding YbaB/EbfC family nucleoid-associated protein — encoded protein: MGQFRGGMNELMRQAARLQRKVEEKKKELADKEIVATALNDKVKATVTYARKLAKVEIDPEFLKSEGIEIALDGVVLAVNSGMEQAEKAMEAEVEKITGGVKIPGLT
- the dnaX gene encoding DNA polymerase III subunit gamma/tau — encoded protein: MSYLVLARKYRPQSFDDLIGQEHVAQTLANAIAQSRVAHAFLFTGVRGVGKTTSARILAKCLNCLGADGAATGPTSKPCQVCAACTEIAAGVDMDVQEIDAASYNGIDEVRRLQEGLAFRPARDRYKIYIVDEVHMLSNAAWNAFLKTLEEPPPHVKFIFATTEVHKVPVTILSRCQRYDFKLVSARQIGARLKEVVAKENLAADDAAINVLAREAAGSMRDAMSLLDQVIAFGASSIGADTVAKVLGVADREVLHKLTAAVLEGDAAVALDVLDQVSRQGFDMVHLWKDLMRHVRNLVVAKVCAPDQAPELLDLAEEEVLDVMALAQKSDADDLGRIFTGLSRGFDDIVKSGQVRSNLEMTLVRLARRPALLPLDELLTRLGELEKRLATGAPPPARGGGSGGSSRSRSETSASATSAMPAIDESPSPPPTWAEPPRALAAEPTRSAETPRTNGALALKPEVAAVTVRHEPVTELVVPAPVAPPAPSSDVHERVSASVAEPDLMTSWRALVDRVRAEHPPVAAMLDLAVPKVVTKERVLIGVEETSFEEDRADQVDARDILERAARAHFGVPTEVVFERAARGAKMGSVAYLDAAKRKQMQLDARNAVQNHPLVQHAIRVLGAELKDVKLPPQDD
- the recR gene encoding recombination mediator RecR, whose translation is MQSPKLRKLTTLLSRLPGVGEKTAQRYVLHLLTADPAIAKDLGAELATLHEHVRPCERCGNIADVDPDAPQPQVLCAVCKDTRRDAHLLCVVGRVHDLMAIERTGTMRGRYFVLGRLLSPLEGIGPEDLPLPRLLARIKDEGVTEVIVATPPSVDGEATALLLKRELAPAAVKLTRIASGVPHGGDLEYADPITMGRALSGRQAL